One Curtobacterium herbarum genomic window carries:
- a CDS encoding amidohydrolase family protein: MSAPMPTGSATTVHSARVVVPMTAPPIADGAVAVRDGRILHVGERSWVVDQLDGSPFTERRWRGALLPGLVNAHSHLQYTGMARVGQGQYAGFEDWASAFNTVYAESHDWRAEAAAGAVQSIAAGVTSIADVVTDLEAATALQDAGLGGIAYWEVMDWENAAWQQHGRDQVLDELARIPTTPGAGLSPHAPYSLDVAPLLELPDIVRQRGLRLHLHLGEAAFEGERTAVEPIPGLDGVAGVGHGADWHLANVPSFRAMRALGFGASATSFVDRLGVLGPDCHIAHGVYMTAADRALLRARGTAVALCPRSNAVIGLDPPPVADYLREGSPIAVGTDSLSSSPSLDPMADVTALHRIARAQGYTGRDLHERLLAAATLGGAHAMGLAVGPDRIGHLAVGARADLAVFDVDSRTVPDALAELVEDGGGRAAATVIRGVVRTADAARVMPGTAAPTTTPLVTPSKESR, encoded by the coding sequence GTGAGCGCGCCGATGCCGACGGGCTCGGCGACGACCGTGCACTCGGCGCGGGTCGTCGTGCCGATGACCGCGCCCCCGATCGCCGACGGTGCCGTGGCCGTGCGCGACGGCCGGATCCTGCACGTCGGCGAACGCTCGTGGGTGGTGGACCAGCTCGACGGCAGCCCGTTCACCGAACGGCGGTGGCGCGGCGCCCTGCTGCCCGGACTCGTCAACGCGCACTCGCACCTCCAGTACACCGGCATGGCCAGGGTCGGGCAGGGGCAGTACGCCGGGTTCGAGGACTGGGCGTCCGCGTTCAACACCGTCTACGCCGAGTCGCACGACTGGCGGGCCGAGGCCGCGGCCGGCGCCGTGCAGTCCATCGCCGCCGGGGTGACGAGCATCGCCGACGTCGTCACCGACCTCGAGGCGGCGACCGCGCTGCAGGACGCCGGCCTCGGCGGCATCGCCTACTGGGAGGTCATGGACTGGGAGAACGCCGCCTGGCAGCAGCACGGGCGCGACCAGGTCCTCGACGAACTCGCCCGCATCCCGACCACCCCCGGCGCCGGACTCTCACCGCACGCGCCCTACTCGCTCGACGTGGCACCGCTGCTCGAGCTGCCCGACATCGTCCGGCAGCGGGGACTGCGGCTGCACCTGCACCTCGGCGAAGCGGCGTTCGAGGGGGAGCGCACCGCCGTCGAGCCGATCCCCGGGCTGGACGGCGTCGCCGGCGTCGGCCACGGCGCGGACTGGCACCTGGCGAACGTGCCGTCCTTCCGGGCCATGCGCGCCCTCGGGTTCGGCGCGAGTGCGACGTCGTTCGTCGACCGGCTCGGCGTCCTCGGCCCGGACTGCCACATCGCACACGGTGTCTACATGACCGCCGCCGACCGGGCACTGCTCCGGGCCCGCGGCACCGCCGTCGCACTCTGCCCACGCTCGAACGCCGTCATCGGTCTCGACCCGCCGCCCGTCGCCGACTACCTGCGGGAGGGCAGCCCGATCGCCGTCGGCACCGACTCGCTGTCGTCATCACCGTCCCTCGACCCGATGGCCGACGTCACCGCACTGCACCGGATCGCCCGCGCCCAGGGCTACACCGGCCGGGACCTGCACGAACGGCTGCTCGCCGCGGCGACCCTCGGCGGGGCGCACGCGATGGGCCTGGCCGTCGGACCCGACCGGATCGGACACCTGGCCGTCGGCGCCCGCGCGGACCTCGCCGTGTTCGACGTCGACTCGCGGACGGTGCCCGACGCGCTCGCCGAACTCGTCGAGGACGGCGGTGGACGTGCCGCGGCGACCGTGATCCGCGGGGTCGTCCGGACCGCCGACGCCGCCCGGGTGATGCCCGGCACCGCGGCACCCACGACCACACCTCTCGTCACCCCCAGCAAGGAGTCCCGATGA
- a CDS encoding cupin domain-containing protein: MTDTAPRPGMAARRTVSGELVEWLDVPSRARALGMEPHPEGGWYVRTWTSPATVQTPAGERPAATLIHFLLPPGEASAWHRVTSDEIWMWHGPDAVELELGGSGDQPEPGARITLGPDAGRDRVNDAQAFVRGGVWQRTIPHEGEVLLSCLVSPGFSFEDFTLAD; encoded by the coding sequence ATGACCGACACCGCACCCCGACCCGGCATGGCCGCACGACGGACCGTCTCCGGCGAACTCGTCGAGTGGCTCGACGTCCCGTCCCGGGCCCGCGCACTCGGCATGGAGCCGCACCCCGAGGGCGGCTGGTACGTCCGGACCTGGACCTCGCCGGCGACCGTGCAGACGCCGGCGGGGGAGCGTCCCGCCGCGACCCTCATCCACTTCCTGCTGCCCCCGGGCGAGGCCTCGGCCTGGCACCGGGTCACGAGCGACGAGATCTGGATGTGGCACGGACCGGACGCCGTGGAGCTCGAACTCGGCGGGTCGGGCGACCAGCCGGAACCGGGTGCACGGATCACGCTCGGGCCGGACGCCGGTCGCGACCGGGTCAACGACGCGCAGGCGTTCGTCCGCGGTGGTGTCTGGCAGCGGACGATCCCGCACGAGGGCGAGGTGCTCCTCAGCTGCCTGGTGTCGCCCGGGTTCTCGTTCGAGGACTTCACCCTCGCCGACTGA
- a CDS encoding ABC transporter substrate-binding protein — translation MTRPLRLTIALATALVAATALAGCSSGGGDSAAGTVTDGKLTIATGQPAYSPWVEDDEPQSGKGFEAALAYAVAKEMGYSKGDVVWKRSTFDSAIAPGAKDWDLNLQQFSINAKRKKAVDMSSAYYTTTQAVVTKKSSAAAGDTTVAALKKDTIGVAAGSTSIQSVKDVLGVTPQVFNSNDDAVLALQSGQIDAIVTDLPTAFFISASQVKGGTVSAQFPADGTGDQFGIVLPKDSKLTPKVDKALKSLEDDGALRDLQTKWLSSETNTPVLK, via the coding sequence GTGACCCGTCCCCTCCGCCTGACCATCGCCCTCGCCACGGCCCTCGTCGCCGCGACCGCCCTCGCCGGCTGCTCGTCCGGTGGTGGTGACAGCGCCGCCGGCACCGTGACCGACGGCAAGCTCACGATCGCCACCGGCCAGCCCGCGTACTCGCCCTGGGTCGAGGACGACGAGCCGCAGTCCGGCAAGGGCTTCGAGGCCGCCCTGGCGTACGCCGTCGCGAAGGAGATGGGCTACAGCAAGGGCGACGTGGTCTGGAAGCGCAGCACCTTCGACAGCGCCATCGCGCCGGGTGCGAAGGACTGGGACCTGAACCTGCAGCAGTTCTCGATCAACGCCAAGCGCAAGAAGGCCGTGGACATGTCGTCCGCGTACTACACGACCACGCAGGCGGTCGTGACGAAGAAGTCGTCCGCCGCCGCCGGTGACACCACCGTCGCCGCACTGAAGAAGGACACCATCGGCGTCGCGGCCGGATCGACGAGCATCCAGAGCGTCAAGGACGTGCTCGGCGTCACCCCGCAGGTCTTCAACTCGAACGACGACGCCGTCCTGGCGCTGCAGTCCGGCCAGATCGACGCGATCGTCACGGACCTGCCGACGGCGTTCTTCATCTCCGCCTCGCAGGTGAAGGGCGGCACGGTGTCGGCGCAGTTCCCGGCCGACGGCACCGGCGACCAGTTCGGCATCGTCCTGCCGAAGGACTCGAAGCTGACGCCGAAGGTCGACAAGGCACTCAAGTCGCTCGAGGACGACGGCGCGCTGCGGGACCTGCAGACGAAGTGGCTGTCCTCCGAGACGAACACCCCGGTCCTGAAGTGA
- a CDS encoding amino acid ABC transporter permease — protein MTSPAGAGTPLVTPAPSQVERERQLYRRQRGRRSVAVSVVSTLVVVALVWIGIVNTPGWAAVQRSFFDPQVAWETLPDILLGLWLNVRILFFASIGVAVLGTLLAVVRGLRNPVFFPLRMLATGYTDLFRGLPLIIVLYLIGFGLPGLGVFPRLAPEFWGTIAIVLTYSSYVAEVLRAGMEAVHPSQRLAARSLGLSHAQTLRLVVLPQAIRKVTPALMNDFVSMQKDVGLVSILGAVDAVRSAQIAQAEQTNFTPYLVAGLLFVVISLPLIRVTDAIARGQQQREQIGGAV, from the coding sequence ATGACCTCCCCCGCAGGAGCCGGCACACCGCTGGTCACACCGGCGCCGAGCCAGGTCGAGCGTGAACGGCAGCTCTACCGCCGGCAGCGCGGCCGCCGATCGGTCGCCGTCTCCGTCGTCTCGACCCTGGTGGTCGTGGCGCTGGTCTGGATCGGCATCGTCAACACCCCCGGGTGGGCGGCCGTCCAACGGTCGTTCTTCGACCCGCAGGTCGCGTGGGAGACGCTGCCGGACATCCTGCTCGGCCTCTGGCTGAACGTCCGGATCCTGTTCTTCGCCAGCATCGGCGTCGCCGTGCTCGGCACCCTGCTGGCCGTCGTCCGGGGCCTCCGCAACCCGGTGTTCTTCCCGCTGCGGATGCTCGCGACCGGCTACACGGACCTGTTCCGCGGCCTGCCGCTCATCATCGTGCTGTACCTGATCGGCTTCGGCCTGCCCGGCCTCGGCGTCTTCCCGCGACTCGCGCCCGAGTTCTGGGGCACCATCGCGATCGTCCTGACGTACTCGTCGTACGTCGCCGAGGTGCTCCGCGCCGGGATGGAGGCCGTGCACCCGTCCCAGCGCCTGGCCGCCCGGTCGCTCGGCCTGTCCCACGCCCAGACGCTGCGGTTGGTCGTGCTGCCGCAGGCGATCCGCAAGGTCACGCCCGCGCTCATGAACGACTTCGTGTCGATGCAGAAGGACGTCGGGCTCGTCTCGATCCTCGGCGCCGTGGACGCGGTCCGCAGCGCCCAGATCGCACAGGCGGAGCAGACGAACTTCACGCCCTACCTGGTCGCCGGCCTGCTCTTCGTCGTCATCAGCCTGCCGCTCATCCGGGTCACCGATGCGATCGCCCGGGGACAGCAGCAGCGTGAACAGATCGGAGGCGCGGTGTGA
- a CDS encoding amino acid ABC transporter ATP-binding protein — MTDTTAPVLELRGLRKSFGDQEVLRGIDLAVHRHEVICVIGASGSGKSTLLKTVNLLEGIDDGQVLLQGEDISDPRVDVDATRARIGVVFQQFNLFPHMSVLDNVTLASRKVHRASRPEAEAIARRLLDRIGLGEFAGAFPDRLSGGQQQRVAIVRAVASDPELLLLDEVTSALDPQLVGEVLDLVTELKQQGSTILMTTHEMHFARNVADRIVFLHRGEVVEQGTPAAVLDTPQHPALQAFLARVHA, encoded by the coding sequence GTGACCGACACGACCGCTCCCGTCCTCGAACTGCGCGGCCTGCGCAAGTCCTTCGGCGACCAGGAGGTCCTGCGCGGCATCGACCTGGCCGTGCACCGCCACGAGGTCATCTGCGTCATCGGGGCCTCCGGCTCCGGCAAGTCGACGCTGCTGAAGACCGTGAACCTGCTCGAGGGGATCGACGACGGCCAGGTGCTGCTCCAGGGCGAGGACATCTCGGACCCTCGCGTCGACGTGGACGCCACCCGCGCCCGGATCGGCGTCGTGTTCCAGCAGTTCAACCTGTTCCCGCACATGAGCGTCCTGGACAACGTGACCCTGGCCTCGCGGAAGGTGCACCGCGCCTCCCGTCCGGAGGCCGAGGCGATCGCCCGTCGTCTGCTCGACCGGATCGGACTCGGCGAGTTCGCCGGGGCGTTCCCCGACCGGCTGTCCGGCGGGCAGCAGCAGCGCGTCGCGATCGTCCGCGCCGTCGCGTCGGACCCGGAGCTGCTCCTGCTCGACGAGGTGACGAGTGCGCTCGACCCGCAGCTCGTGGGCGAGGTCCTCGACCTGGTCACCGAGCTCAAGCAGCAGGGGTCGACGATCCTCATGACGACGCACGAGATGCACTTCGCGCGGAACGTCGCCGACCGGATCGTCTTCCTGCACCGCGGCGAGGTCGTCGAGCAGGGCACTCCCGCCGCGGTCCTCGACACCCCGCAGCACCCCGCGCTCCAGGCGTTCCTGGCCCGCGTCCACGCGTAG